In Antennarius striatus isolate MH-2024 chromosome 8, ASM4005453v1, whole genome shotgun sequence, a single window of DNA contains:
- the LOC137599726 gene encoding netrin receptor DCC isoform X4, whose protein sequence is MKNLHTLNFWPTLAVVTLFILIKTSSCLHPVLTGPDAAYLGSRVAFRCIAPNSPLTVTYDLIKDGDVLIATDTNVEKKQPAPFSMRVSGASGGSYHCKATAGGSTGISNTINLSVVIPASNTRVTSDRFPPVAYEGSQFTLSCEVVKGTHLSYTWFFNREELTSTTPSFIHLSGNKLVMRKVTAEHAGYYSCMAWSRVQDTKRMSSSTEVQVTVKVYVSKPRISFSIYKDGDSYHGNVTCWSATGSPPVNFSVTLDEEEVRSVTAAESLVAWFPVPIVLGVDMGMARCRVNTEMQELMSEPMALLVVPVGGEVKVAVEYLYKADSTPAAARLSCQVGRGTFPYVSWLFNGTVIPPEINEDPRIQPVLSHYAIADHRQTLFLAKLGPKESGYYRCRARDSYIDSGSWVESSAVLVQGTEFLFTIVEIISIVFCCVLLLVLVVAACCVYKMFDEARAYAHMITPNSCSDAFPLSARASQSRGPQVEASSDVQYQTFTTPASPAKPSALQTLEISV, encoded by the exons ATGAAGAATCTACATACTCTGAATTTTTGGCCAACTTTGG CTGTGGTGACTCTGTTCATCTTGATAA AGACATCATCCTGTCTTCACCCAGTACTGACCGGCCCTGACGCCGCCTACCTCGGCTCGAGGGTGGCTTTCCGATGCATCGCACCCAACTCCCCTTTGACCGTTACCTATGACCTGATAAAAGACGGTGATGTCCTGATTGCCACCGACACCAATGTCGAAAAGAAACAACCGGCACCTTTCTCCATGAGGGTCTCTGGAGCATCAGGAGGCTCGTACCATTGCAAGGCGACAGCGGGGGGGAGCACAGGAATCAGCAACACCATCAATCTGAGTGTAGTCA TTCCAGCATCAAACACGAGAGTGACCTCTGACCGCTTCCCTCCTGTCGCATATGAGGGGTCACAGTTCACGTTGAGCTGTGAGGTCGTGAAGGGCACCCACCTTTCCTACACCTGGTTTTTCAACAGAGAGGAATTAACTTCTACAACCCCTTCCTTCATCCACCTCAGCGGAAACAAGCTAGTGATGAGGAAGGTGACTGCAGAGCATGCTGGTTACTATTCCTGCATggcttggtccagggtgcaggacACCAAGAGGATGTCCAGCAGCACAGAGGTCCAGGTTACAGTCAAAG TCTATGTTTCAAAACCAAGGATCTCCTTCTCCATCTACAAAGACGGAGACAGTTACCATGGGAATGTGACCTGCTGGTCAGCAACGGGAAGTCCTCCAGttaacttctctgtcactctaGACGAGGAGGAAGTCAGATCCGTCACAGCAGCCGAATCCCTCGTGGCGTGGTTCCCTGTCCCCATCGTCCTAGGGGTGGACATGGGCATGGCTCGATGCAGGGTGAACACCGAGATGCAGGAGCTAATGAGTGAGCCCATGGCTCTGCTCGTGG TCCCAGTCGGGGGGGAGGTGAAGGTGGCTGTGGAATATCTCTACAAAGCCGACTCCACCCCCGCTGCAGCCCGACTGAGCTGTCAGGTGGGCAGAGGAACATTCCCCTATGTCTCCTGGCTCTTTAACGGCACCGTCATTCCTCCTGAGATAAACGAGGACCCCCGTATTCAACCAGTCCTGTCTCATTACGCCATAGCCGATCATAGGCAAACCCTCTTTCTAGCTAAACTAGGCCCAAAGGAGTCTGGGTATTACCGCTGCAGGGCCAGGGACAGCTACATTGACTCTGGGTCCTGGGTAGAGAGTTCAGCCGTCCTGGTCCAAGGCACAG AGTTCCTCTTCACCATCGTGGAGATCATCAGCATCGTGTTCTGCTGCGTACTTCTTctggtgctggtggtggcgGCCTGCTGTGTGTACAAGATGTTCGATGAGGCTCGAG CTTATGCTCACATGATCACACCAAA TTCCTGTTCTGACGCATTTCCTCTGTCTGCTCGCGCGTCCCAGTCCAGAGGCCCACAGGTCGAAGCTTCCTCTGATGTTCAGTATCAG acatttacaacacccgcctcacctgcaaagccatcagcattgcag ACCCTTGAGATCTCAGTTTGA
- the LOC137599726 gene encoding netrin receptor DCC isoform X1: MKNLHTLNFWPTLAVVTLFILIKTSSCLHPVLTGPDAAYLGSRVAFRCIAPNSPLTVTYDLIKDGDVLIATDTNVEKKQPAPFSMRVSGASGGSYHCKATAGGSTGISNTINLSVVIPASNTRVTSDRFPPVAYEGSQFTLSCEVVKGTHLSYTWFFNREELTSTTPSFIHLSGNKLVMRKVTAEHAGYYSCMAWSRVQDTKRMSSSTEVQVTVKVYVSKPRISFSIYKDGDSYHGNVTCWSATGSPPVNFSVTLDEEEVRSVTAAESLVAWFPVPIVLGVDMGMARCRVNTEMQELMSEPMALLVVPVGGEVKVAVEYLYKADSTPAAARLSCQVGRGTFPYVSWLFNGTVIPPEINEDPRIQPVLSHYAIADHRQTLFLAKLGPKESGYYRCRARDSYIDSGSWVESSAVLVQGTEFLFTIVEIISIVFCCVLLLVLVVAACCVYKMFDEARAYAHMITPNSCSDAFPLSARASQSRGPQVEASSDVQYQTFTTPASPAKPSALQVIPPTHLTAFSACCHQVGNCRVCGPEPAGSRTVSFTRRSEGSTPSLLCPLPQP; encoded by the exons ATGAAGAATCTACATACTCTGAATTTTTGGCCAACTTTGG CTGTGGTGACTCTGTTCATCTTGATAA AGACATCATCCTGTCTTCACCCAGTACTGACCGGCCCTGACGCCGCCTACCTCGGCTCGAGGGTGGCTTTCCGATGCATCGCACCCAACTCCCCTTTGACCGTTACCTATGACCTGATAAAAGACGGTGATGTCCTGATTGCCACCGACACCAATGTCGAAAAGAAACAACCGGCACCTTTCTCCATGAGGGTCTCTGGAGCATCAGGAGGCTCGTACCATTGCAAGGCGACAGCGGGGGGGAGCACAGGAATCAGCAACACCATCAATCTGAGTGTAGTCA TTCCAGCATCAAACACGAGAGTGACCTCTGACCGCTTCCCTCCTGTCGCATATGAGGGGTCACAGTTCACGTTGAGCTGTGAGGTCGTGAAGGGCACCCACCTTTCCTACACCTGGTTTTTCAACAGAGAGGAATTAACTTCTACAACCCCTTCCTTCATCCACCTCAGCGGAAACAAGCTAGTGATGAGGAAGGTGACTGCAGAGCATGCTGGTTACTATTCCTGCATggcttggtccagggtgcaggacACCAAGAGGATGTCCAGCAGCACAGAGGTCCAGGTTACAGTCAAAG TCTATGTTTCAAAACCAAGGATCTCCTTCTCCATCTACAAAGACGGAGACAGTTACCATGGGAATGTGACCTGCTGGTCAGCAACGGGAAGTCCTCCAGttaacttctctgtcactctaGACGAGGAGGAAGTCAGATCCGTCACAGCAGCCGAATCCCTCGTGGCGTGGTTCCCTGTCCCCATCGTCCTAGGGGTGGACATGGGCATGGCTCGATGCAGGGTGAACACCGAGATGCAGGAGCTAATGAGTGAGCCCATGGCTCTGCTCGTGG TCCCAGTCGGGGGGGAGGTGAAGGTGGCTGTGGAATATCTCTACAAAGCCGACTCCACCCCCGCTGCAGCCCGACTGAGCTGTCAGGTGGGCAGAGGAACATTCCCCTATGTCTCCTGGCTCTTTAACGGCACCGTCATTCCTCCTGAGATAAACGAGGACCCCCGTATTCAACCAGTCCTGTCTCATTACGCCATAGCCGATCATAGGCAAACCCTCTTTCTAGCTAAACTAGGCCCAAAGGAGTCTGGGTATTACCGCTGCAGGGCCAGGGACAGCTACATTGACTCTGGGTCCTGGGTAGAGAGTTCAGCCGTCCTGGTCCAAGGCACAG AGTTCCTCTTCACCATCGTGGAGATCATCAGCATCGTGTTCTGCTGCGTACTTCTTctggtgctggtggtggcgGCCTGCTGTGTGTACAAGATGTTCGATGAGGCTCGAG CTTATGCTCACATGATCACACCAAA TTCCTGTTCTGACGCATTTCCTCTGTCTGCTCGCGCGTCCCAGTCCAGAGGCCCACAGGTCGAAGCTTCCTCTGATGTTCAGTATCAG acatttacaacacccgcctcacctgcaaagccatcagcattgcaggtgatcccacccacccatctcacagccttttcagcctgctgccatcaggtaggaaactgcagagtctgcgggccagaaccagcaggctcaaggacagtttctttcaccaggcggtcagaaggctcaactccctccctgctctgccccctgccacaaccCTGA
- the LOC137599726 gene encoding netrin receptor DCC isoform X3, whose protein sequence is MKNLHTLNFWPTLAVVTLFILIKTSSCLHPVLTGPDAAYLGSRVAFRCIAPNSPLTVTYDLIKDGDVLIATDTNVEKKQPAPFSMRVSGASGGSYHCKATAGGSTGISNTINLSVVIPASNTRVTSDRFPPVAYEGSQFTLSCEVVKGTHLSYTWFFNREELTSTTPSFIHLSGNKLVMRKVTAEHAGYYSCMAWSRVQDTKRMSSSTEVQVTVKVYVSKPRISFSIYKDGDSYHGNVTCWSATGSPPVNFSVTLDEEEVRSVTAAESLVAWFPVPIVLGVDMGMARCRVNTEMQELMSEPMALLVVPVGGEVKVAVEYLYKADSTPAAARLSCQVGRGTFPYVSWLFNGTVIPPEINEDPRIQPVLSHYAIADHRQTLFLAKLGPKESGYYRCRARDSYIDSGSWVESSAVLVQGTEFLFTIVEIISIVFCCVLLLVLVVAACCVYKMFDEARAYAHMITPNSCSDAFPLSARASQSRGPQVEASSDVQYQTFTTPASPAKPSALQVIPPTHLTAFSACCHQTLEISV, encoded by the exons ATGAAGAATCTACATACTCTGAATTTTTGGCCAACTTTGG CTGTGGTGACTCTGTTCATCTTGATAA AGACATCATCCTGTCTTCACCCAGTACTGACCGGCCCTGACGCCGCCTACCTCGGCTCGAGGGTGGCTTTCCGATGCATCGCACCCAACTCCCCTTTGACCGTTACCTATGACCTGATAAAAGACGGTGATGTCCTGATTGCCACCGACACCAATGTCGAAAAGAAACAACCGGCACCTTTCTCCATGAGGGTCTCTGGAGCATCAGGAGGCTCGTACCATTGCAAGGCGACAGCGGGGGGGAGCACAGGAATCAGCAACACCATCAATCTGAGTGTAGTCA TTCCAGCATCAAACACGAGAGTGACCTCTGACCGCTTCCCTCCTGTCGCATATGAGGGGTCACAGTTCACGTTGAGCTGTGAGGTCGTGAAGGGCACCCACCTTTCCTACACCTGGTTTTTCAACAGAGAGGAATTAACTTCTACAACCCCTTCCTTCATCCACCTCAGCGGAAACAAGCTAGTGATGAGGAAGGTGACTGCAGAGCATGCTGGTTACTATTCCTGCATggcttggtccagggtgcaggacACCAAGAGGATGTCCAGCAGCACAGAGGTCCAGGTTACAGTCAAAG TCTATGTTTCAAAACCAAGGATCTCCTTCTCCATCTACAAAGACGGAGACAGTTACCATGGGAATGTGACCTGCTGGTCAGCAACGGGAAGTCCTCCAGttaacttctctgtcactctaGACGAGGAGGAAGTCAGATCCGTCACAGCAGCCGAATCCCTCGTGGCGTGGTTCCCTGTCCCCATCGTCCTAGGGGTGGACATGGGCATGGCTCGATGCAGGGTGAACACCGAGATGCAGGAGCTAATGAGTGAGCCCATGGCTCTGCTCGTGG TCCCAGTCGGGGGGGAGGTGAAGGTGGCTGTGGAATATCTCTACAAAGCCGACTCCACCCCCGCTGCAGCCCGACTGAGCTGTCAGGTGGGCAGAGGAACATTCCCCTATGTCTCCTGGCTCTTTAACGGCACCGTCATTCCTCCTGAGATAAACGAGGACCCCCGTATTCAACCAGTCCTGTCTCATTACGCCATAGCCGATCATAGGCAAACCCTCTTTCTAGCTAAACTAGGCCCAAAGGAGTCTGGGTATTACCGCTGCAGGGCCAGGGACAGCTACATTGACTCTGGGTCCTGGGTAGAGAGTTCAGCCGTCCTGGTCCAAGGCACAG AGTTCCTCTTCACCATCGTGGAGATCATCAGCATCGTGTTCTGCTGCGTACTTCTTctggtgctggtggtggcgGCCTGCTGTGTGTACAAGATGTTCGATGAGGCTCGAG CTTATGCTCACATGATCACACCAAA TTCCTGTTCTGACGCATTTCCTCTGTCTGCTCGCGCGTCCCAGTCCAGAGGCCCACAGGTCGAAGCTTCCTCTGATGTTCAGTATCAG acatttacaacacccgcctcacctgcaaagccatcagcattgcaggtgatcccacccacccatctcacagccttttcagcctgctgccatcag ACCCTTGAGATCTCAGTTTGA
- the si:dkey-93h22.7 gene encoding platelet endothelial cell adhesion molecule, producing the protein MFASLFGVFFGLSCVCKDSSQSTLGPPLLFGPSVVLMGEVAEFTCELPTHPKNESILLQLYREDDRNKLLGEYTSLDGEVAVFPTVIQPHHKGNLECVAKAQNNSNMQPTVSKVLHLKVVEPVTGAEIDVVSGRSELFEGDSLEVRCIVSAGDPVSFKWLRNGGHIHHGALGNHLMIDRMTSEDGGSYMCVATNHFNETQVYTSNSSEVVITVKDVVSNPDISFTVVKDDSHNYFAMVTCQSSSGTPPVTFSLYNGTQLVANTTVEEGNAIFKVTLVLDTHMGWLQCQADNGYRVAYSPWIPLEVVSVGGPVRLHYDHDVGENYAVIGLRFYCQATKGSHPRYQWFLNKTRLHDRGIFYYIVHQPPERSILQLSVGKSIAGTYNCEVSDSFDNSTTITSRRWYLDREAVNRLPVPVVAAVFGCFTVLVLLVFIWCGLGVLLRRRTYVEETPLEMEAMVAACEGEMDWSDFSEDEEVVKAARAAELDQTSAASVED; encoded by the exons ATGTTTGCTTCCCTCTTTGGGGTCTTCTTCG ggTTATCCTGCGTTTGCAAAGACAGCA GTCAGTCAACTCTGGGTCCTCCACTACTATTTGGGCCTTCAGTGGTTTTGATGGGCGAAGTTGCAGAATTTACCTGTGAGCTCCCGACACACCCGAAGAATGAATCTATCCTGCTGCAGTTATACAG GGAAGACGACCGTAACAAGTTGCTTGGTGAGTACACCTCCCTGGATGGGGAGGTGGCCGTTTTTCCCACGGTCATCCAACCTCACCATAAGGGCAACTTGGAGTGTGTGGCCAAAGCACAGAACAACTCCAACATGCAGCCCACCGTCAGCAAAGTACTCCACCTGAAGGTTGTTG AACCAGTGACAGGAGCAGAGATTGACGTTGTTTCGGGTCGGTCGGAGCTCTTTGAAGGAGATTCCCTGGAGGTACGCTGTATCGTGTCAGCTGGAGATCCAGTCTCATTCAAGTGGCTTCGGAATGGTGGGCACATACATCACGGTGCTCTGGGTAACCACCTCATGATTGACAG AATGACTTCTGAAGACGGCGGCTCCTACATGTGTGTTGCCACCAACCACTTTAATGAAACTCAGGTCTACACCTCCAACAGCTCCGAAGTTGTGATCACAGTCAAAG ATGTGGTGTCAAACCCTGACATCTCCTTCACTGTAGTGAAAGATGACTCCCACAACTACTTCGCCATGGTCACCTGTCAGTCCTCCTCAGGGACCCCACCTGTCACTTTTTCACTCTACAATGGGACACAACTGGTTGCCAATACAACAGTTGAAGAGGGAAACGCCATTTTTAAGGTGACCTTGGTTCTGGACACGCACATGGGGTGGCTCCAGTGCCAGGCAGACAATGGATACCGAGTCGCATATAGTCCATGGATCCCTCTAGAAGTCG TCTCAGTTGGTGGGCCTGTGAGGCTGCATTACGACCATGACGTTGGAGAGAACTACGCTGTGATTGGTTTGAGGTTCTACTGCCAGGCCACAAAGGGATCTCATCCACGATACCAGTGGTTCCTGAACAAAACCCGTCTACATGACAGAGGAATCTTCTACTACATTGTCCACCAACCACCAGAGCGATCCATTCTACAGCTGTCTGTGGGGAAGAGCATCGCAGGAACATACAACTGCGAAGTGTCCGACAGCTTTGACAACTCCACCACTATTACCAGCAGAAGGTGGTACTTGGATAGAGAAG ctgtgAATCGTCTCCCAGTTCCGGTGGTGGCAGCGGTCTTTGGGTGTTTCACGGTCCTGGTTCTCCTGGTGTTCATTTGGTGCGGGCTTGGAGTGTTGCTAA GAAGAAGGACGTATGTAGAGGAAACTCC GTTGGAGATGGAAGCGATGGTCGCTGCATGTGAAGGCGAAATG GACTGGTCGGACttcagtgaggatgaggaggtggtGAAGGCAGCCAGAGCAGCTGAGCTTGATCAG ACATCTGCAGCCTCTGTGGAGGACTGA
- the LOC137599726 gene encoding Fc receptor-like protein 5 isoform X2, producing the protein MKNLHTLNFWPTLETSSCLHPVLTGPDAAYLGSRVAFRCIAPNSPLTVTYDLIKDGDVLIATDTNVEKKQPAPFSMRVSGASGGSYHCKATAGGSTGISNTINLSVVIPASNTRVTSDRFPPVAYEGSQFTLSCEVVKGTHLSYTWFFNREELTSTTPSFIHLSGNKLVMRKVTAEHAGYYSCMAWSRVQDTKRMSSSTEVQVTVKVYVSKPRISFSIYKDGDSYHGNVTCWSATGSPPVNFSVTLDEEEVRSVTAAESLVAWFPVPIVLGVDMGMARCRVNTEMQELMSEPMALLVVPVGGEVKVAVEYLYKADSTPAAARLSCQVGRGTFPYVSWLFNGTVIPPEINEDPRIQPVLSHYAIADHRQTLFLAKLGPKESGYYRCRARDSYIDSGSWVESSAVLVQGTEFLFTIVEIISIVFCCVLLLVLVVAACCVYKMFDEARAYAHMITPNSCSDAFPLSARASQSRGPQVEASSDVQYQTFTTPASPAKPSALQVIPPTHLTAFSACCHQVGNCRVCGPEPAGSRTVSFTRRSEGSTPSLLCPLPQP; encoded by the exons ATGAAGAATCTACATACTCTGAATTTTTGGCCAACTTTGG AGACATCATCCTGTCTTCACCCAGTACTGACCGGCCCTGACGCCGCCTACCTCGGCTCGAGGGTGGCTTTCCGATGCATCGCACCCAACTCCCCTTTGACCGTTACCTATGACCTGATAAAAGACGGTGATGTCCTGATTGCCACCGACACCAATGTCGAAAAGAAACAACCGGCACCTTTCTCCATGAGGGTCTCTGGAGCATCAGGAGGCTCGTACCATTGCAAGGCGACAGCGGGGGGGAGCACAGGAATCAGCAACACCATCAATCTGAGTGTAGTCA TTCCAGCATCAAACACGAGAGTGACCTCTGACCGCTTCCCTCCTGTCGCATATGAGGGGTCACAGTTCACGTTGAGCTGTGAGGTCGTGAAGGGCACCCACCTTTCCTACACCTGGTTTTTCAACAGAGAGGAATTAACTTCTACAACCCCTTCCTTCATCCACCTCAGCGGAAACAAGCTAGTGATGAGGAAGGTGACTGCAGAGCATGCTGGTTACTATTCCTGCATggcttggtccagggtgcaggacACCAAGAGGATGTCCAGCAGCACAGAGGTCCAGGTTACAGTCAAAG TCTATGTTTCAAAACCAAGGATCTCCTTCTCCATCTACAAAGACGGAGACAGTTACCATGGGAATGTGACCTGCTGGTCAGCAACGGGAAGTCCTCCAGttaacttctctgtcactctaGACGAGGAGGAAGTCAGATCCGTCACAGCAGCCGAATCCCTCGTGGCGTGGTTCCCTGTCCCCATCGTCCTAGGGGTGGACATGGGCATGGCTCGATGCAGGGTGAACACCGAGATGCAGGAGCTAATGAGTGAGCCCATGGCTCTGCTCGTGG TCCCAGTCGGGGGGGAGGTGAAGGTGGCTGTGGAATATCTCTACAAAGCCGACTCCACCCCCGCTGCAGCCCGACTGAGCTGTCAGGTGGGCAGAGGAACATTCCCCTATGTCTCCTGGCTCTTTAACGGCACCGTCATTCCTCCTGAGATAAACGAGGACCCCCGTATTCAACCAGTCCTGTCTCATTACGCCATAGCCGATCATAGGCAAACCCTCTTTCTAGCTAAACTAGGCCCAAAGGAGTCTGGGTATTACCGCTGCAGGGCCAGGGACAGCTACATTGACTCTGGGTCCTGGGTAGAGAGTTCAGCCGTCCTGGTCCAAGGCACAG AGTTCCTCTTCACCATCGTGGAGATCATCAGCATCGTGTTCTGCTGCGTACTTCTTctggtgctggtggtggcgGCCTGCTGTGTGTACAAGATGTTCGATGAGGCTCGAG CTTATGCTCACATGATCACACCAAA TTCCTGTTCTGACGCATTTCCTCTGTCTGCTCGCGCGTCCCAGTCCAGAGGCCCACAGGTCGAAGCTTCCTCTGATGTTCAGTATCAG acatttacaacacccgcctcacctgcaaagccatcagcattgcaggtgatcccacccacccatctcacagccttttcagcctgctgccatcaggtaggaaactgcagagtctgcgggccagaaccagcaggctcaaggacagtttctttcaccaggcggtcagaaggctcaactccctccctgctctgccccctgccacaaccCTGA